One stretch of Anolis sagrei isolate rAnoSag1 chromosome 11, rAnoSag1.mat, whole genome shotgun sequence DNA includes these proteins:
- the ANGPTL2 gene encoding angiopoietin-related protein 2: MKAEVCLLLMAVVGIHGKTHVFEGNSKGEEQEFVYANRYKRSTDTQDKCTYTFIVPQQKVTGAICVNSKEPDVVLENRVNKQELELLNNELLKQKRQIETLQQLVEVDGGIVNEVKLLRKESRNMNSRVTQLYMQLLHEIIRKRDNALELSQLENKILNQTADMLQLANKYKDLEHKYQHLVSIANNQSIIIAQLEEHCQRTPSMKPVLQPPQPPNRVYQPPTYNRIINQISTNEIQSDQNLKVLPPTLPTMPPVTSIPTSTDKPSGPWRDCLQALEDGHDTSSIYLVKPENTNRLMQVWCDQRHDPGGWTVIQRRLDGSVNFFRNWETYKQGFGNIDGEYWLGLENLYWLTNQGNYKLLVTMEDWSGRKVFAEYASFRVEPESEYYKLRLGRYNGNAGDSFTWHNGKQFTTLDRDHDVYTGNCAHYQKGGWWYNACAHSNLNGVWYRGGHYRSRYQDGVYWAEFRGGSYSLKKVVMMIRPNPNTFH, encoded by the exons ATGAAGGCAGAAGTCTGTTTATTACTAATGGCTGTCGTGGGAATCCATGGTAAGACCCATGTTTTTGAAGGCAACAGCAAGGGAGAAGAACAAGAATTTGTGTACGCAAACAGGTACAAACGCTCCACTGACACTCAAGACAAATGCACCTATACCTTCATTGTACCTCAGCAGAAAGTAACGGGTGCCATTTGTGTGAACTCGAAAGAGCCTGATGTTGTACTTGAAAACAGGGTAAATAAGCAGGAACTCGAGCTCCTGAACAATGAACTCTTGAAGCAAAAGAGGCAAATCGAAACCCTCCAGCAGTTGGTGGAGGTCGACGGAGGGATTGTCAATGAGGTGAAGCTCTTGCGCAAAGAGAGCCGCAACATGAACTCGCGGGTCACGCAACTCTACATGCAGCTGCTGCACGAAATCATCCGAAAGCGGGACAACGCTTTAGAGCTTTCCCAGTTGGAGAACAAGATCCTGAACCAAACGGCGGATATGCTGCAGCTGGCCAACAAATACAAAGACCTGGAGCACAAATACCAGCATTTGGTCTCCATTGCCAATAACCAGTCTATCATTATCGCACAACTGGAAGAGCATTGCCAAAGAACGCCATCCATGAAACCGGTCCTCCAGCCTCCACAGCCACCAAACCGAGTCTACCAGCCACCTACTTACAACCGTATCATTAACCAGATATCTACCAATGAGATTCAAAGTGACCAGAATTTAAAAGTTCTACCGCCTACTCTACCAACCATGCCACCGGTTACTAGTATCCCAACTTCCACTGACAAACCTTCAG GGCCTTGGAGAGACTGCCTGCAAGCCTTAGAAGATGGCCATGACACCAGTTCCATATACCTTGTGAAACCTGAAAACACAAACCGGTTGATGCAGGTCTGGTGTGATCAACGGCACGATCCTGGTGGCTGGACGGTAATCCAGAGGCGTTTGGATGGATCTGTCAACTTTTTCAGGAACTGGGAGACTTATAAG CAAGGATTTGGTAACATTGACGGAGAGTACTGGTTAGGCCTAGAAAATCTTTACTGGCTGACAAATCAAGGCAACTATAAACTACTGGTCACCATGGAAGACTGGTCAGGCCGGAAAGTGTTTGCCGAATACGCCAGTTTCCGAGTGGAGCCAGAGAGCGAGTACTACAAGCTGCGACTGGGGCGCTACAACGGAAACGCTGGAGACTCCTTCACGTGGCATAATGGGAAGCAATTCACGACACTGGACAGAGATCATGATGTATACACAG GTAACTGTGCTCATTACCAGAAAGGAGGATGGTGGTATAACGCATGTGCGCATTCGAACCTCAACGGCGTCTGGTACCGAGGAGGACACTATCGGAGTCGCTATCAAGATGGCGTCTATTGGGCAGAGTTTCGGGGGGGATCATATTCCTTGAAAAAAGTCGTCATGATGATCAGACCGAACCCCAACACATTCCACTGA